One segment of Cinclus cinclus chromosome 30, bCinCin1.1, whole genome shotgun sequence DNA contains the following:
- the NXPH4 gene encoding neurexophilin-4, whose translation MMGLYALPRAALSGHPEQKLSEQPSTCQLRATVIDETVCAGGHVAKTLGYLEMGTSGLLKDVPYGTLKPPVLNPGRLIPAEPSRGMGTPMGTGRSPWDWQKNQTAGELLNPRAHRKPTLKSSRTKKIFGWGDFYFNIKTLKFSLLVTGKIVDHINGTFSVYFRHNSSSLGNVSVSIVPPSKAVGFEVLVPGPPPLPQPPPPPQQSTLPEGRPAKALNCHVEYEKTNRARKNKPCLYDPSKVCFTEHTQSHAAWLCAKPFKVICIFISFLSIDYKLVQKVCPDYNFQHDNPYFG comes from the exons ATGATGGGGCTGTatgccctgcccagggctgctctctctG GTCATCCAGAGCAGAAACTGTCGGAGCAGCCAAGCACCTGCCAGCTCAGGGCGACAGTGATTGACGAG ACGGTGTGTGCTGGCGGTCACGTCGCCAAGACCTTGGGGTACTTGGAGATGGGCACCTCTGGCCTCCTCAAGGATGTCCCCTATGGCACCCTGAAGCCCCCAGTGCTCAACCCCGGGCGGCTGATTCCAGCAGAGCCCTCCCGGGGCATGGGGACACCGATGGGCACCGGACGGAGCCCCTGGGACTGGCAGAAGAACCAGACAGCCGGGGAGCTGCTGAACCCTCGCGCCCACCGCAAGCCCACCCTCAAGTCAAGCCGCACCAAGAAGATTTTTGGTTGGGGCGACTTCTACTTCAACATCAAGACACTCAAGTTCAGCCTCCTGGTGACGGGGAAGATTGTTGACCACATCAACGGCACCTTCAGCGTCTACTTCCGACACAACTCCTCCAGCCTGGGCAACGTCTCCGTCAGCATCGTGCCCCCCTCCAAGGCGGTGGGTTTTGAGGTGCTGGTGCCCGGCCCCCCACCACTGCCACAGCCAccgccccctccccagcagagCACCCTGCCTGAGGGGCGCCCGGCCAAGGCGCTCAATTGCCACGTGGAATATGAGAAGACGAACCGGGCGCGGAAGAACAAACCGTGCCTGTACGACCCGTCCAAGGTGTGCTTCACGGAGCACACGCAGAGCCACGCGGCCTGGCTCTGTGCCAAGCCCTTCAAGGTCATCTGCATCTTCATCTCCTTCCTCAGCATCGACTACAAGCTGGTGCAGAAGGTCTGTCCCGACTACAACTTCCAGCACGACAACCCCTACTTCGGCTGA